One Oncorhynchus keta strain PuntledgeMale-10-30-2019 chromosome 22, Oket_V2, whole genome shotgun sequence DNA window includes the following coding sequences:
- the LOC118383721 gene encoding 5-hydroxytryptamine receptor 3A-like isoform X4, whose amino-acid sequence MAAKDFSKMESQRWWISSHQVLFIICCIMVQAPCLRCKIVVNCTNPNTISLLAALENVMTLYSIRPVMNLSTPTNISMYFTLYGILGVEEKAQLLYTYIWLVKEWENEFFSWDPVQCGSANISLPRERFWSPDVVINEFMDENRAPIVPYVYIKHTGIVRDANPVRVVSSCNLEIYTFPFDVQNCTFTFRSYIHHVSDIRIILGKKVEDILKRSISVLSTEGEWELMDIKSSMFKLSSFDQGESNPYDELCFYIILRRRATLYVVNLLIPSCFLITVDLFSFLLPPQNVDRSSFKMTLILGYSVFLLIINNLLPVTGSTIPLINVFFAICLALMVASLLETIIITNLLVGSSNFHPVPGWVRVLVLRFMGTLVWLPQKSREDKIILNPVARDVKVCPLVTVERQVQTGEAGKMWAEAGDPALAELRNLGNELQSIRLQVAQHVDGNQISQDWMQVGYILDRLLFGVYCIFVTFSFIVILSIWSNSYNQ is encoded by the exons ATGGCAGCCAAGGATTTTTCCAAAATGGAG TCTCAACGATGGTGGATCAGTTCCCACCAGGTTCTGTTCATCATCTGCTGCATCATGGTACAGG CGCCATGCCTGAGATGTAAGATAGTGGTGAACTGCACCAACCCCAACACCATATCCCTTCTGGCTGCCCTGGAGAACGTCATGACATTGTACTCCATACGACCTGTCATGAACCTCTCAACCCCCACCAACATCAGCATGTACTTCACTCTCTACGGCATCCTGGGTGTG GAAGAAAAAGCACAACTGTTGTACACCTACATTTGGCTGGTGAAG GAATGGGAGAATGAATTTTTCAGCTGGGACCCAGTCCAATGCGGCTCTGCCAATATTTCTCTCCCCAGGGAAAGGTTCTGGTCACCAGATGTGGTAATCAATGAATT TATGGATGAAAACAGAGCCCCCATCGTCCCTTATGTGTACATTAAGCACACTGGTATAGTGCGAGACGCCAACCCTGTCAGAGTGGTTAGCTCCTGTAACCTGGAGATCTACACCTTCCCCTTTGACGTCCAGAACTGCACCTTCACCTTCAGATCCTACATCCACCACG TGTCGGACATAAGGATTATTTTAGGGAAGAAGGTGGAGGACATCCTGAAACGCTCCATTAGCGTGTTGTCCACCGAAGGGGAGTGGGAGCTGATGGACATCAAATCCAGCATGTTCAAGTTATCATCATTTGATCAGGGAGAAAGCAACCCCTATGATGAGCTCTGCTTTTAC ATTATCCTGAGGCGCAGAGCCACCCTCTACGTGGTGAACCTCCTGATCCCCAGCTGCTTTCTCATCACTGTGGATCTCTTCAGCTTCCTGCTGCCTCCCCAGAACGTGGACCGCTCCTCCTTCAAGATGACCCTAATTTTGGGCTACTCCGTCTTCCTGCTCATCATAAATAACCTGCTGCCCGTTACAGGAAGCACCATTCCACTGATAA ATGTGTTCTTCGCCATCTGCTTGGCTCTGATGGTGGCCAGCCTGCTGGAGACTATTATTATCACCAACCTCCTGGTCGGCTCCAGTAACTTCCACCCTGTGCCTGGCTGGGTCCGAGTGCTTGTCCTGCGCTTCATGGGCACCCTCGTCTGGCTGCCTCAGAAATCCAGAGAGGACAAGATCATCCTCAATCCAGTTGCAAGAG ATGTGAAAGTCTGCCCTCTAGTGACGGTGGAGAGACAGGTTCAAACAGGAGAAGCAGGTAAGATGTGGGCAGAGGCAGGCGATCCAGCCCTGGCGGAGCTGAGGAATCTGGGCAATGAGCTCCAGTCCATCCGCCTCCAGGTGGCCCAGCATGTGGACGGGAACCAGATCTCCCAGGACTGGATGCAGGTGGGCTACATCCTCGACCGGCTGCTGTTTGGCGTCTACTGCATCTTCGTCACATTCAGCTTCATCGTCATCCTCAGCATCTGGAGTAATTCGTAcaaccagtga
- the LOC118383721 gene encoding 5-hydroxytryptamine receptor 3A-like isoform X1 → MAAKDFSKMESQRWWISSHQVLFIICCIMVQAPCLRCKIVVNCTNPNTISLLAALENVMTLYSIRPVMNLSTPTNISMYFTLYGILGVEEKAQLLYTYIWLVKEWENEFFSWDPVQCGSANISLPRERFWSPDVVINEFMDENRAPIVPYVYIKHTGIVRDANPVRVVSSCNLEIYTFPFDVQNCTFTFRSYIHHVSDIRIILGKKVEDILKRSISVLSTEGEWELMDIKSSMFKLSSFDQGESNPYDELCFYIILRRRATLYVVNLLIPSCFLITVDLFSFLLPPQNVDRSSFKMTLILGYSVFLLIINNLLPVTGSTIPLINVFFAICLALMVASLLETIIITNLLVGSSNFHPVPGWVRVLVLRFMGTLVWLPQKSREDKIILNPVARETDVKVCPLVTVERQVQTGEAGKMWAEAGDPALAELRNLGNELQSIRLQVAQHVDGNQISQDWMQVGYILDRLLFGVYCIFVTFSFIVILSIWSNSYNQ, encoded by the exons ATGGCAGCCAAGGATTTTTCCAAAATGGAG TCTCAACGATGGTGGATCAGTTCCCACCAGGTTCTGTTCATCATCTGCTGCATCATGGTACAGG CGCCATGCCTGAGATGTAAGATAGTGGTGAACTGCACCAACCCCAACACCATATCCCTTCTGGCTGCCCTGGAGAACGTCATGACATTGTACTCCATACGACCTGTCATGAACCTCTCAACCCCCACCAACATCAGCATGTACTTCACTCTCTACGGCATCCTGGGTGTG GAAGAAAAAGCACAACTGTTGTACACCTACATTTGGCTGGTGAAG GAATGGGAGAATGAATTTTTCAGCTGGGACCCAGTCCAATGCGGCTCTGCCAATATTTCTCTCCCCAGGGAAAGGTTCTGGTCACCAGATGTGGTAATCAATGAATT TATGGATGAAAACAGAGCCCCCATCGTCCCTTATGTGTACATTAAGCACACTGGTATAGTGCGAGACGCCAACCCTGTCAGAGTGGTTAGCTCCTGTAACCTGGAGATCTACACCTTCCCCTTTGACGTCCAGAACTGCACCTTCACCTTCAGATCCTACATCCACCACG TGTCGGACATAAGGATTATTTTAGGGAAGAAGGTGGAGGACATCCTGAAACGCTCCATTAGCGTGTTGTCCACCGAAGGGGAGTGGGAGCTGATGGACATCAAATCCAGCATGTTCAAGTTATCATCATTTGATCAGGGAGAAAGCAACCCCTATGATGAGCTCTGCTTTTAC ATTATCCTGAGGCGCAGAGCCACCCTCTACGTGGTGAACCTCCTGATCCCCAGCTGCTTTCTCATCACTGTGGATCTCTTCAGCTTCCTGCTGCCTCCCCAGAACGTGGACCGCTCCTCCTTCAAGATGACCCTAATTTTGGGCTACTCCGTCTTCCTGCTCATCATAAATAACCTGCTGCCCGTTACAGGAAGCACCATTCCACTGATAA ATGTGTTCTTCGCCATCTGCTTGGCTCTGATGGTGGCCAGCCTGCTGGAGACTATTATTATCACCAACCTCCTGGTCGGCTCCAGTAACTTCCACCCTGTGCCTGGCTGGGTCCGAGTGCTTGTCCTGCGCTTCATGGGCACCCTCGTCTGGCTGCCTCAGAAATCCAGAGAGGACAAGATCATCCTCAATCCAGTTGCAAGAG AAACAGATGTGAAAGTCTGCCCTCTAGTGACGGTGGAGAGACAGGTTCAAACAGGAGAAGCAGGTAAGATGTGGGCAGAGGCAGGCGATCCAGCCCTGGCGGAGCTGAGGAATCTGGGCAATGAGCTCCAGTCCATCCGCCTCCAGGTGGCCCAGCATGTGGACGGGAACCAGATCTCCCAGGACTGGATGCAGGTGGGCTACATCCTCGACCGGCTGCTGTTTGGCGTCTACTGCATCTTCGTCACATTCAGCTTCATCGTCATCCTCAGCATCTGGAGTAATTCGTAcaaccagtga
- the LOC118383338 gene encoding receptor-transporting protein 2-like yields the protein MTNQEWIRIFQSKVNNLKRNKRDRWRIEFDDSIKADNVQFGWHQYISGAFGRFKCSKCNRSWSSGRVNVVFHMHLSSGQGMVKVRCLRQECRQCDGALMEEASFDEEKLEVLLEKLMEKIRVKCYRENLGKRNRRDFDDEDDEGPPHESAHCEACSMGLCTKRFKAW from the exons ATGACTAACCAAGAATGGATTAGGATTTTTCAATCAAAGGTCAATAATCTGAAGAGGAATAAGAGAGACCGCTGGCGTATCGAGTTTGATGATTCCATTAAGGCAGACAATGTGCAATTTGGCTGGCATCAGTACATCAGTGGGGCATTTGGAAG GTTCAAGTGCTCCAAGTGTAACAGAAGTTGGTCCTCTGGCCGGGTGAATGTGGTGTTTCACATGCATCTATCGTCAGGGCAGGGAATGGTGAAAGTGCGATGTTTGCGTCAGGAATGCAGGCAATGTGACGGCGCTCTTATGGAGGAGGCCAGTTTCGATGAGGAGAAACTCGAAGTCCTACTGGAGAAACTGATGGAGAAGATTCGTGTCAAGTGCTACCGCGAGAACCTGGGCAAGAGAAACAGACGTGATTTCGATGACGAAGACGATGAAGGTCCCCCCCATGAGAGTGCCCATTGCGAAGCCTGCAGTATGGGCCTTTGCACAAAGCGTTTTAAAGCCTGGTAG
- the LOC118383721 gene encoding 5-hydroxytryptamine receptor 3A-like isoform X5: protein MTLYSIRPVMNLSTPTNISMYFTLYGILGVEEKAQLLYTYIWLVKEWENEFFSWDPVQCGSANISLPRERFWSPDVVINEFMDENRAPIVPYVYIKHTGIVRDANPVRVVSSCNLEIYTFPFDVQNCTFTFRSYIHHVSDIRIILGKKVEDILKRSISVLSTEGEWELMDIKSSMFKLSSFDQGESNPYDELCFYIILRRRATLYVVNLLIPSCFLITVDLFSFLLPPQNVDRSSFKMTLILGYSVFLLIINNLLPVTGSTIPLINVFFAICLALMVASLLETIIITNLLVGSSNFHPVPGWVRVLVLRFMGTLVWLPQKSREDKIILNPVARETDVKVCPLVTVERQVQTGEAGKMWAEAGDPALAELRNLGNELQSIRLQVAQHVDGNQISQDWMQVGYILDRLLFGVYCIFVTFSFIVILSIWSNSYNQ, encoded by the exons ATGACATTGTACTCCATACGACCTGTCATGAACCTCTCAACCCCCACCAACATCAGCATGTACTTCACTCTCTACGGCATCCTGGGTGTG GAAGAAAAAGCACAACTGTTGTACACCTACATTTGGCTGGTGAAG GAATGGGAGAATGAATTTTTCAGCTGGGACCCAGTCCAATGCGGCTCTGCCAATATTTCTCTCCCCAGGGAAAGGTTCTGGTCACCAGATGTGGTAATCAATGAATT TATGGATGAAAACAGAGCCCCCATCGTCCCTTATGTGTACATTAAGCACACTGGTATAGTGCGAGACGCCAACCCTGTCAGAGTGGTTAGCTCCTGTAACCTGGAGATCTACACCTTCCCCTTTGACGTCCAGAACTGCACCTTCACCTTCAGATCCTACATCCACCACG TGTCGGACATAAGGATTATTTTAGGGAAGAAGGTGGAGGACATCCTGAAACGCTCCATTAGCGTGTTGTCCACCGAAGGGGAGTGGGAGCTGATGGACATCAAATCCAGCATGTTCAAGTTATCATCATTTGATCAGGGAGAAAGCAACCCCTATGATGAGCTCTGCTTTTAC ATTATCCTGAGGCGCAGAGCCACCCTCTACGTGGTGAACCTCCTGATCCCCAGCTGCTTTCTCATCACTGTGGATCTCTTCAGCTTCCTGCTGCCTCCCCAGAACGTGGACCGCTCCTCCTTCAAGATGACCCTAATTTTGGGCTACTCCGTCTTCCTGCTCATCATAAATAACCTGCTGCCCGTTACAGGAAGCACCATTCCACTGATAA ATGTGTTCTTCGCCATCTGCTTGGCTCTGATGGTGGCCAGCCTGCTGGAGACTATTATTATCACCAACCTCCTGGTCGGCTCCAGTAACTTCCACCCTGTGCCTGGCTGGGTCCGAGTGCTTGTCCTGCGCTTCATGGGCACCCTCGTCTGGCTGCCTCAGAAATCCAGAGAGGACAAGATCATCCTCAATCCAGTTGCAAGAG AAACAGATGTGAAAGTCTGCCCTCTAGTGACGGTGGAGAGACAGGTTCAAACAGGAGAAGCAGGTAAGATGTGGGCAGAGGCAGGCGATCCAGCCCTGGCGGAGCTGAGGAATCTGGGCAATGAGCTCCAGTCCATCCGCCTCCAGGTGGCCCAGCATGTGGACGGGAACCAGATCTCCCAGGACTGGATGCAGGTGGGCTACATCCTCGACCGGCTGCTGTTTGGCGTCTACTGCATCTTCGTCACATTCAGCTTCATCGTCATCCTCAGCATCTGGAGTAATTCGTAcaaccagtga